The proteins below come from a single Pichia kudriavzevii chromosome 2, complete sequence genomic window:
- a CDS encoding uncharacterized protein (PKUD0B03380; similar to Saccharomyces cerevisiae YNL256W (FOL1); ancestral locus Anc_1.104), producing MSDISDNGDTVLTKDLRFSALVNNTKKELFITTKFKTDFTKASSTDDLRYSINYATVCQDFKDFEALNETKSFKSISSLGLSLLSKAAFKQVCSSITMTLKCKEPKFDTHVELNRKLDNWGNIVPTEIDKIYLKNISLNTIIGLYTFERFQKQPIVLDIRIDVDFSKTDPDIAGVGKSIYKYVEKSNFKTVEALVLNVNKLIYKLLPDASDCEVCVLKTDIIEYSDVGVSTRKTREEIMKLDFELVEFDENDLTTEKFVIPNLNRETQIDLEVEDHIAFLAFGSNEGHQLNNIMKAIAELNAHPKIKVLQTSSLYKSKPMYYLNQPDFINGCLKITTTLTPHALLKVLKQIEYGTLNRVKKFNNGPRTIDLDIILYDSAIINSPDLNIPHIRMIERSFVLVPLCELLPPDFVHPVTAECVHDHMKQLLLSAPPPSEIQESSDLISLVPLPTRSTDNATFRYLEYDLVHRKTPTQLMAILNVTPDSFSDGEEENLNLNRTMEKVDEMVANKIDIIDIGGCSTRPGSVQPPVEEELNRVLPVVRAVKEKYGDRITVSIDTYRAKVAEESIKLGADMINDISAGSFDKSMYDVIAKYNVPYIINHTRGDISTMASLTNYQQTEDGEGIKIFNERRNQEDVITTEVSKELAKSLSEMYARGIRRWQIILDPGLGFAKSLHENLILIRHLPFFSKYKQFNNKTGEFISFDYLPILLGPSRKKFIGTITSKGTAAERINGTSASITAGIGFGSDIVRVHDFKEMKDVCLMGDAIYKNILPKKKTD from the coding sequence ATGAGTGATATCTCTGACAATGGAGATACTGTATTGACGAAGGATTTAAGGTTCTCGGCGTTGGTCAACAATACTAAGAAGGAGTTGTTCATTACCACTAAATTCAAAACTGATTTTACCAAAGCTTCATCCACGGATGATTTGCGATATTCAATCAATTATGCTACTGTCTGtcaagatttcaaagattttgaagcCCTGAATGAAACCAAAAGCTTTAAATCCATTTCTAGTTTAGGGTTGTCATTGTTGTCTAAAGCGGCATTTAAACAGGTGTGTTCATCTATTACAATGACATTAAAGTGTAAAGAACCAAAGTTTGACACACATGTCGAATTGAATAGGAAATTAGATAATTGGGGGAACATTGTCCCAACTGAAATTGACAAGatttacttgaaaaatatctCTTTAAACACAATCATTGGTTTGTATacttttgaaagatttcaaaaacaacCTATTGTTTTGGACATCAGAATagatgttgatttttcaaaaactgaTCCGGATATTGCTGGGGTAGGAAAATCGATTTACAAGTATGTGGAAAAGTCTAATTTTAAAACAGTGGAAGCGTTGGTATTGAACGTCAATAAACTTATCTATAAGTTACTGCCGGATGCTTCAGACTGTGAAGTCTGTGTCTTAAAAACAGATATAATAGAATATAGTGACGTGGGAGTATCCACAAGGAAAACTAGGGAAGAAATTATGAAGCTAGACTTCGAATTAGTAGAGTTTGATGAGAATGACTTGACGACCGAGAAGTTCGTCATACCAAACCTCAATCGAGAAACCCAAATTGATCTTGAAGTGGAGGATCACATAGCCTTTTTAGCGTTTGGATCAAATGAGGGGcatcaattgaacaatATCATGAAGGCGATTGCTGAATTAAACGCACATCCTAAAATAAAAGTGTTGCAAACCTCATCGTTGTACAAATCCAAGCCAATGTACTACTTGAATCAACCtgattttatcaatggaTGTTTGAAgataacaacaacattaACACCACATGCTCTTTTGAAGGTGCTGAAACAGATCGAGTATGGAACTTTGAATCGTGTGAAGAAGTTCAACAATGGTCCGAGAACCATTGACCTTGACATCATCCTCTATGATTCGGCAATTATTAATTCTCCTGACCTCAATATTCCTCATATTAGAATGATAGAACGCTCGTTTGTGCTAGTTCCTTTATGTGAGTTGTTACCTCCGGACTTTGTACATCCTGTAACAGCGGAATGCGTTCACGATCATATGAAACAGCTACTATTAAGCGCTCCTCCACCTAGTGAAATTCAAGAATCAAGTGACCTTATCTCATTGGTTCCTCTTCCTACCAGATCTACAGATAATGCGACATTTAGGTATCTAGAATATGATTTAGTTCATCGGAAAACACCCACTCAGTTGATGGCGATACTTAACGTCACTCCTGACTCTTTTAgtgatggagaagaagagaatttgaatttgaacaGAACAATGGAgaaagttgatgaaatggtGGCCAATAAAATCGATATAATTGATATTGGTGGTTGTTCAACCCGTCCTGGATCTGTCCAGCCACCTGTTGAGGAAGAGTTAAATAGGGTGCTACCGGTAGTAAGAGCCGTTAAGGAGAAGTATGGTGACAGAATTACTGTGAGTATTGATACATATCGTGCTAAAGTTGCCGAGGAGTCTATCAAACTTGGTGCTGATATGATTAACGATATTAGTGCTGGgtcatttgataaaagcATGTATGATGTTATTGCCAAATACAACGTTCCATATATCATCAACCATACCAGAGGCGACATAAGCACTATGGCTTCCTTGACCaattatcaacaaactGAGGATGGAGAAGGTATTAAGATTTTTAACGAACGAAGAAACCAAGAGGATGTTATTACGACTGAAGTCTCCAAGGAGTTGGCAAAATCATTATCTGAAATGTATGCTAGGGGAATCCGAAGATGGCAGATAATTTTAGATCCAGGTTTAGGCTTTGCGAAATCCTTGcatgaaaatttgattCTTATCAGGCACTTGCCATTCTTTAGCAAATATAAgcaattcaacaacaaaacagGGGAATTTATCAGCTTTGATTATCTTCCAATTTTGCTTGGGCcttcaagaaaaaagttCATTGGCACAATTACCAGTAAAGGAACCGCTGCTGAAAGAATAAACGGCACTAGTGCATCAATTACTGCAGGCATAGGATTTGGTTCTGACATTGTTAGAGTTcatgatttcaaagaaatgaaagatGTTTGTTTGATGGGTGATGCTATTTACAAGAATATTCTaccgaaaaaaaaaactgattGA
- a CDS encoding uncharacterized protein (PKUD0B03390; similar to Saccharomyces cerevisiae YGR255C (COQ6); ancestral locus Anc_1.103), with amino-acid sequence MFRRYFASAVKQAPKMDVADIVIIGGGPAGLSLASAIKSSPILNDLKCTLVEGGKLAVSLEKFYQDPPEFIDKRVVSITPATMDYFKKIGSWEYVKEERIETYDNIHTYDGVSGAKMEFDAPEIATMIENVNIQSMLFQRIKQLNEETPDNQLQLLDETKVVDIKEDPNNEWPILNLSNGNTIKTRLLIGCDGYNSPVRHYAKIESRGWSYNRWGNVATCKYKDSEFRLSTGWQRFLPTGTLAFLPLPNNWCSLVWAVPPEISSILGKLNDEEFTLMLNAAARLTPEELNYLYKVADDEQEKLVEEVKWRLDLFKKKTTPEQLQDFPLEIDYIVAGSRAKFPLKLSHADSYVEERVALVGDAAHTTNPLAGQGLNMGQADVKCLVETLEKARMRGLDIGTKIAIEPYWSERFLANHVMLGVVDKIHKIYSTEFTPIVWARTVGVNVLNSLPFVKDFMVDQISHYNGHGKK; translated from the coding sequence ATGTTTAGAAGGTATTTTGCAAGTGCTGTAAAGCAAGCACCAAAGATGGATGTTGCAGACATTGTAATTATTGGAGGTGGCCCAGCGGGATTGAGTTTAGCATCTGCTATTAAATCCTCTCCGATTTTGAACGATCTTAAGTGCACCTTAGTTGAAGGTGGGAAATTGGCAGTTAGCTTAGAAAAGTTTTACCAAGACCCTCCGGAGTTTATTGACAAGAGAGTAGTCAGTATTACTCCTGCCACCATGGAttattttaaaaaaattgggaGTTGGGAGTACGTTAAGGaggaaagaattgaaacTTATGATAACATACATACGTATGATGGTGTTTCAGGAGCTAAAATGGAGTTTGATGCTCCTGAAATTGCAACTAtgattgaaaatgtcaatATTCAATCCATGCTTTTCCAAAGAATTAAGCAGCTAAACGAGGAAACACCTGATAATCAACTGCAGCTTCTAGatgaaacaaaagttgttgatatcaaagaaGATCCAAACAATGAATGGCCTATACTGAATTTGAGCAACGGCAATACGATCAAAACTAGACTCCTTATTGGCTGTGATGGCTATAATTCTCCTGTTAGACATTATGCTAAAATCGAATCTAGAGGATGGTCATATAATAGATGGGGTAATGTTGCTACCTGTAAGTATAAGGACAGCGAGTTTAGACTTTCCACTGGATGGCAAAGATTTTTACCAACAGGAACATTGGCATTTTTGCCGTTACCTAACAACTGGTGTAGTTTAGTTTGGGCTGTTCCTCCTGAAATTAGTTCTATTTTGGGGAAGTTAAATGACGAAGAGTTTACTTTGATGCTCAATGCTGCTGCTAGACTTACACCAGAAGAATTGAATTACTTGTACAAGGTTGCCGATGAtgaacaagaaaagttaGTTGAAGAAGTAAAGTGGAGGTTGGATTTgtttaaaaagaaaaccaCCCCGGAACAACTCCAAGATTTCCCGTTGGAAATTGACTATATTGTTGCAGGAAGTAGGGCAAAGTTTCCGCTAAAACTATCGCATGCAGATTCGTATGTTGAAGAACGTGTTGCTTTAGTCGGAGATGCCGCACACACTACGAACCCATTGGCCGGTCAAGGATTGAACATGGGCCAAGCAGACGTGAAATGTTTAGTTGAAACCCTAGAAAAGGCACGCATGAGAGGTTTAGATATTGGTACCAAGATAGCCATCGAACCGTATTGGTCCGAGAGATTCTTGGCAAACCATGTAATGCTGGGAGTTGTTGACAAGATTCACAAAATCTATTCGACAGAGTTCACTCCTATTGTATGGGCCAGAACTGTTGGTGTTAATGTCCTTAACTCATTGCCCTTTGTGAAGGACTTTAtggttgatcaaatcaGCCATTATAATGGACATGGAAAGAAATGA
- a CDS encoding uncharacterized protein (PKUD0B03400; similar to Saccharomyces cerevisiae YDL168W (SFA1); ancestral locus Anc_7.350), producing MSTEGKTITCKAAVAWAPKTDLAIETIEVAPPKAHEVRVKVDYTGVCHTDAYTLSGQDSEGVFPVIFGHEGAGIVESVGEGVTNVKPGDHVVLLYTPECRECKFCKSGKTNLCGKIRATQGKGLMPDGTTRFKCKGKELFHYMGCSSFAQYTVVADISVVAVDSKAPMDRTCLLGCGITTGYGAATKTADIQEGDTVAVFGIGCIGLSVIQGAAERKASKIIAIDINDKKKEWAFKFGATDFINSMTDLKEGETIVSKLIDMTDGGLDYTFDCTGNVNVMRNALEACHKGWGTSIVIGVAAAGKEISTRPFQLVTGRNWRGCAFGGVKGRTEMPALVQKYVDGKLKVDEFITHRHPLDKINQAFHDMHDGDCIRAVINMD from the exons aTGTCTACCGAGGGAAAG ACTATTACATGTAAAGCTGCTGTTGCATGGGCGCCAAAAACTGATTTAGCCATCGAAACCATTGAAGTTGCACCTCCAAAGGCACATGAGGTCAGAGTCAAGGTGGACTATACTGGTGTCTGTCACACTGATGCGTACACCTTATCTGGCCAAGATTCCGAAGGTGTATTCCCGGTCATTTTCGGTCACGAAGGTGCAGGTATTGTCGAGTCTGTTGGTGAAGGTGTTACAAATGTCAAGCCAGGCGATCACGTTGTTTTGTTATACACCCCAGAATGTCGTGAATGTAAGTTCTGTAAATCTGGAAAGACTAACCTATGTGGTAAGATCAGAGCAACTCAAGGTAAAGGATTGATGCCAGATGGCACCACCAGATTCAAATGCAAGGGCAAGGAACTTTTCCATTATATGGGATGTTCTTCCTTTGCACAGTATACCGTTGTTGCAGATATTTCCGTTGTTGCGGTTGATTCAAAGGCACCGATGGACAGAACCTGTTTGTTGGGATGTGGTATCACCACCGGTTATGGTGCAGCTACAAAGACCGCAGATATCCAAGAAGGTGACACTGTTGCTGTTTTCGGTATTGGATGTATTGGCTTATCTGTAATCCAGGGTGCAGCTGAAAGAAAAGCATCCAAGATCATTGCTATTGATATCAAcgacaagaagaaagagtGGGCATTTAAGTTTGGTGCAACAGACTTTATCAACTCCATGACCGATTTGAAGGAAGGTGAGACAATTGTCTCCAAATTGATTGACATGACCGATGGTGGTTTAGATTACACCTTTGATTGTACCGGTAACGTCAATGTTATGAGAAATGCGTTAGAAGCATGCCATAAGGGTTGGGGTACATCTATTGTTATTGGTGTCGCAGCAGCAGGTAAGGAAATCTCCACCAGACCATTCCAGTTAGTCACAGGTAGAAACTGGAGAGGATGCGCCTTTGGTGGTGTCAAAGGTAGAACTGAAATGCCTGCCTTGGTTCAAAAGTACGTCGATGGTAAGTTGAAGGTTGACGAGTTCATTACTCACAGACATCCACTAGATAAGATTAACCAAGCCTTCCACGATATGCACGATGGTGACTGTATCAGAGCCGTCATTAACATGGATTAA
- a CDS encoding uncharacterized protein (PKUD0B03350; similar to Saccharomyces cerevisiae YOR164C (GET4); ancestral locus Anc_6.57) — translation MTSLVENKLKKSLARFRERINNGSYYEAQQTIRSITNRYVHAKNYEAAVSLLYQSTMILLESKQYDEAADLYLYMLEVFQDENKEIDLFERDDVNKIMSLITLFPDTDANLGNLAKETSKFLTSKLGNSVGLPKLNFLLGSKLYNSGNVSLISQSEGYLFLSEDAKALEMIIDLEYKTWKTSKVTNDFGLYLARTVLPYLAIKNVKFARMAINEFMERFQKDQPDLQTEAIDGMFIFDGPEETNLNDKLLNCQKLVNFLQLLTTLLSRGKIEDANVFQLLIKRYQDIIKTYDGLLERINEIAGIYYNISFIKKQSNLLQDMMGSFLGGGK, via the coding sequence ATGACAAGCTTAGttgaaaacaagttgaaaaagtcACTTGCTCGATTCAGGGAAAGAATTAACAATGGATCGTATTACGAAGCACAGCAAACTATCAGGTCCATTACTAACAGATATGTCCATGCCAAGAACTACGAAGCAGCAGTTTCATTGCTTTATCAAAGCACAATGATTTTACTAGAGAGCAAGCAATATGATGAGGCAGCAGACTTGTACCTTTACATGCTTGAAGTTTTTCAGGATGAGAACAAAGAGATTGACTTGTTTGAGAGGGACGATGTCAACAAGATCATGAGTTTGATTACACTTTTCCCTGACACCGATGCCAACTTGGGTAACTTGGCAAAGGAGACGTCCAAATTTCTCACCTCGAAACTGGGCAATTCTGTAGGATTGCCAAAGCTGAACTTTTTGTTAGGTTCCAAACTGTACAACAGTGGCAATGTTTCGCTAATCAGCCAAAGTGAAGGATACTTGTTCCTCTCTGAAGATGCTAAAGCATTAGAAATGATTATTGACCTCGAATACAAGACATGGAAAACCTCCAAAGTTACCAACGATTTTGGTCTGTACCTTGCAAGAACTGTGTTACCATATTTGGCGATTAAGAATGTAAAGTTTGCTAGGATGGCAATCAACGAATTTATGGAGAGGTTTCAAAAGGATCAACCAGACCTGCAGACTGAGGCCATTGATGGTATGTTCATATTTGACGGTCCAGAAGAGACAAACCTCAACGACAAATTACTCAATTGCCAGAAATTGGTAAATTTTCTCCAGCTGTTAACCACACTGTTGAGTAGAGGTAAGATTGAAGATGCCAACGTGTTTCAGCTTTTGATAAAACGGTACCAGgatattatcaaaactTACGATGGTTTGTTGGAGAGGATAAACGAAATTGCCGGTATTTACTACAATATTTCCTTTATTAAAAAACAGTCTAATTTATTGCAGGACATGATGGGTAGTTTCCTTGGTGGTGGGAAATAG
- a CDS encoding uncharacterized protein (PKUD0B03360; similar to Saccharomyces cerevisiae YNL254C (RTC4); ancestral locus Anc_1.106) — protein sequence MSFFKKNFSSLNSNNSLPHSSDMEDDQFSKVANPIQPPENTPPKRTHTIESSFDELIPVKKQKSGKNKNIINRSVIADNLHSRQTPNLNKKDLPHTKRRSKSHVYIASTNNAPDVDMLSQVLEHSHKGVSDDMKFMDVDGYKERAVQRESEFQKYLRAREERDRTSNGPKKSITKSYIDAKLDSSTFSTSDIGIYSKEKLALSSFSHGKDNQKKQSAGELSIGSLLLGTEKKESLKKEFEYRKPYITPKILAKKTDIVKLVNTYKDIVSGILNGEVGSYFYNDVKRLQQGSKLMTIKDDEIINLPKNKYYGYIGAVRGFHIGKAIQENPDISLLLRKKMKFNKVIKFLGIDNFTQYVLAPEIIAHLTMKIGKLPDLDSAYDEMEETNQYGMFVTNTYELESDEQVETIDTSSQEEMVSTTLPSTLLVSSDDDHTLDDEDFMNTISEAILSKK from the coding sequence ATGTccttttttaaaaaaaacttttcaagtTTAAACTCAAATAATTCTCTCCCGCATTCCTCAGATATGGAGGACGACCAGTTCTCAAAAGTTGCTAATCCCATTCAACCTCCTGAAAACACGCCTCCTAAAAGAACACATACCATTGAATCaagttttgatgaattaatTCCCgtaaagaaacaaaaatctggtaaaaataaaaatattattaatCGGAGTGTAATCGCTGATAACCTACACAGTAGGCAGACTCCGAActtaaataaaaaggacCTCCCACATACCAAGAGAAGGAGTAAATCGCATGTTTATATTGCTTCAACTAACAATGCTCCTGATGTGGATATGCTCTCCCAAGTTCTGGAGCATAGCCATAAAGGGGTTTCCGATGACATGAAATTTATGGACGTGGATGGGTATAAGGAAAGAGCAgttcaaagagaaagtgAGTTCCAAAAATATCTTAGAGCCAGAGAGGAAAGAGACAGAACATCAAATGGtccaaagaaaagtatCACAAAGTCGTATATAGATGCCAAGCTTGATAGCTCAACGTTTTCTACATCGGATATTGGGATCTATTCTAAGGAGAAACTTGCGCTTAGCTCTTTTTCTCACGGTAAGGATAACCAGAAGAAACAGTCAGCCGGTGAACTTTCAATTGGAAGCTTGCTATTGGGTAcagagaaaaaggaaagctTGAAAAAGGAATTTGAATACAGAAAACCATATATCACTCCCAAAATACTTGCAAAAAAGACTGATATAGTCAAGCTTGTCAACACTTACAAAGACATTGTCAGTGGAATTCTTAATGGCGAGGTTGGATCTTATTTCTATAATGATGTAAAAAGGTTACAGCAGGGTTCTAAATTAATGACAAtaaaagatgatgaaattataAATCTTCCCAAAAACAAGTACTATGGTTATATTGGAGCTGTTCGTGGGTTTCATATTGGTAAAGCAATACAGGAAAATCCAGATATATCTCTCCttttgaggaaaaaaatgaagttCAATAAGGTAATCAAATTCCTGGGAATAGACAACTTCACACAATATGTGCTAGCACCTGAAATAATAGCGCATCTGACCATGAAGATAGGGAAACTACCAGATTTGGACTCTGCATATGATGAGATGGAGGAGACTAATCAATACGGTATGTTTGTTACTAATACATACGAACTTGAAAGCGATGAGCAGGTTGAAACGATAGATACTTCCTCTCAGGAGGAAATGGTATCCACAACCTTACCTTCTACGTTGTTGGTAAGCAGCGACGATGATCATACattagatgatgaagattttaTGAATACAATATCTGAAGCTATCctatcaaagaaatag
- a CDS encoding uncharacterized protein (PKUD0B03370; similar to Saccharomyces cerevisiae YNL255C (GIS2); ancestral locus Anc_1.105), whose protein sequence is MAGFPRTCYKCGLAGHKAEDCDQAERLCYNCKQPNHETKDCPLPKQNTEKQCYNCKEIGHVQSECPLPVRNNQKCFTCGKFGHVARDCRASTKVSCYRCGGANHFAKDCQASGPKCYTCGLTGHISKDCTAAPSASSAKTCYNCNQEGHISRECPSA, encoded by the coding sequence ATGGCTGGTTTTCCAAGAACATGTTACAAGTGTGGTTTAGCAGGTCACAAGGCTGAAGATTGTGATCAAGCTGAAAGATTATGTTATAACTGTAAGCAACCAAACCACGAAACCAAGGACTGTCCTTTGCCAAAGCAAAACACTGAGAAACAATGTTACAACTGTAAGGAAATTGGTCATGTCCAATCCGAATGTCCATTACCAGTTagaaacaaccaaaagTGTTTCACTTGTGGTAAGTTTGGTCACGTTGCTAGGGACTGTCGTGCATCTACCAAGGTCTCTTGTTACAGATGTGGTGGTGCAAACCATTTCGCAAAGGATTGCCAAGCTTCCGGTCCAAAATGTTACACCTGTGGTTTAACTGGTCACATTTCAAAGGACTGTACTGCTGCACCTTCTGCATCATCTGCAAAGACTTGTTACAACTGTAACCAAGAAGGTCACATCTCCAGAGAATGTCCATCTGCTTAA